The following coding sequences are from one Liolophura sinensis isolate JHLJ2023 chromosome 12, CUHK_Ljap_v2, whole genome shotgun sequence window:
- the LOC135479459 gene encoding mannose-P-dolichol utilization defect 1 protein-like produces the protein MENTATSIIPSVLEPWVQIVVPQPCYDRFFIDLDFLNVLCLKVVLSKSLGFAIILGSVLVKLPQILKIISAKSAEGISFVGVILELAAISSTAAYGFAHSFPFSAYGEALFLVIQTVLIGFLVLFFGGQAFQAFLFLAVYGGIMAYLMSPMAPLTLLAYLQASNIIIVLASKLIQASTNYRNSSTGQLSAITVGLLFLGSVARIFTSAQETGDQLIVLTYIVATACNGLIVSQMAYYWKSPPQTEETVNRGDNCTVDKMIPLYTE, from the exons ATGGAGAACACAGCGACTAGCATCATTCCTTCGGTTTTGGAACCATGGGTCCAAATTGTCGTTCCACAACCGTGTTACGACAGATTTTTCATCGACCTCGATTTCCTTAATG tgCTTTGTCTAAAGGTGGTGTTGAGTAAATCCCTGGGTTTTGCCATAATTCTTGGATCAGTTCTGG TGAAGCTTCCACAGATTCTAAAGATAATCAGTGCTAAGAGTGCAGAGGGAATCAGCTTTGTGGGGGTCATCCTGGAACTGGCAGCTATCTCCTCAACAGCGGCTTATGGATTTGCTCACAGCTTTCCTTTTAG TGCATATGGGGAAGCCTTGTTcctggtcattcagacagttcTCATAGGCTTCCTCGTGCTGTTCTTTGGTGGTCAAGCCTTTCAGGCCTTCCTCTTCCTGGCAGTCTATGGCGGCATCATGGCCTACCTCATGTCCCCGATGGCTCCCCTGACACTGCTGGCATATCTACAGGCCAGCAATATAATCATTGTTTTAGCTAGTAAA TTGATCCAGGCCAGTACAAATTATCGTAACAGCAGCACAGGCCAGTTGTCTGCCATCACGGTTGGACTTTTATTTTTGGGATCAGTTGCCCGAATTTTCACTTCTGCTCAGGAAACTGGGGACCAACTTATTGTGCTGACGTACATCGTGGCTACAGCTTGTAACGGTCTTATCGTTTCTCAGATGGCATATTACTGGAAGTCACCCCCCCAAACAGAAGAAACAGtaaacaggggagataactgtaccGTGGACAAAATGATTCCACTTTACACAGagtag